In Apilactobacillus bombintestini, one genomic interval encodes:
- a CDS encoding adaptor protein MecA produces MKMERINEGTIKVSISKDELEERGINLFSFMGNEEDFHDFLVSLLDEIDTDDDFKENGAFSFQIMVSNNNLIVYIKNGSKLNGSPDDNDEILSDLNNISKDLTDSTSDNDENEDDSDSNDDFDEEHEHTENEDKEYDPAALNTMLSLSLAQYSDKPKDLEKYMGLIYPDIVNKYAPRSNELFLFLKARRILTMLNFLNEKNKDSGLNKSIYYMENSAIDMLKALLGESDDAVDTDKHLEFSIADQQLKQVKQALDKKENEGYNPAEKNVLNKEYSESKQSNSVNHYWMKFKNFDDVIRMSLSVENREFIKSSLYKYNDNYVMYFAINGSISDDEQEAFNRLLINADEYGVHVNLDGQKLSNPLIQDNALTTVERYFG; encoded by the coding sequence CATAAGTAAGGACGAATTAGAAGAAAGAGGAATTAACTTATTCTCATTTATGGGTAACGAGGAAGACTTTCATGACTTTCTAGTTTCATTGTTAGACGAGATTGATACAGATGACGATTTCAAGGAAAACGGAGCCTTTTCTTTTCAAATTATGGTATCCAACAATAATTTGATTGTTTATATAAAGAATGGATCAAAATTAAATGGATCTCCTGATGATAATGATGAAATATTATCGGATTTAAATAATATTAGCAAAGACCTTACTGATAGTACTTCTGATAATGATGAAAATGAAGACGATAGTGATTCTAATGATGATTTCGATGAGGAACATGAACATACAGAGAATGAGGATAAGGAATATGATCCCGCTGCTCTTAATACCATGTTGTCCTTATCATTAGCTCAATATTCTGATAAGCCAAAAGACCTAGAAAAGTATATGGGATTGATTTATCCTGATATAGTTAATAAGTATGCTCCACGTTCAAATGAGTTATTCTTATTTTTAAAGGCTAGAAGAATTTTGACTATGCTTAATTTCTTAAATGAAAAAAATAAGGATAGTGGATTAAATAAATCTATTTATTACATGGAAAATTCTGCAATTGATATGCTCAAAGCTTTATTGGGTGAATCAGACGATGCAGTAGATACTGACAAACATCTAGAATTTTCAATTGCCGATCAACAATTAAAACAGGTTAAACAGGCATTAGATAAAAAAGAAAACGAAGGATATAATCCTGCTGAGAAAAATGTATTAAATAAAGAATATTCTGAAAGTAAACAAAGTAATTCAGTAAATCATTATTGGATGAAGTTTAAGAATTTTGATGATGTTATACGAATGTCATTATCAGTTGAAAATAGAGAATTTATTAAGAGTAGTTTGTATAAATATAATGATAATTATGTTATGTACTTTGCTATTAATGGTTCCATTAGCGATGATGAACAAGAAGCATTTAACAGATTATTAATAAATGCCGATGAATATGGTGTTCATGTAAATCTAGATGGACAAAAGTTATCAAATCCTTTAATACAAGATAATGCTCTAACCACTGTTGAAAGATATTTCGGTTAG